In the Nitrospirota bacterium genome, GTTCTGACCCCCGAAGATGTTGCTGTCCGGTCGTGAGAAATAGATGAACTCGAATACACAGAATGCTTTCCGGTGACTGTTGAATATCTTCAGAGACTCAAGCCCCTGTTCATTGACGATCAGCACCTCGCCCGGTTCAATGTCACGGATATAGGTTGCGCCGATCAGGTCAAATGCGCAAGTCTCTGACGCGATAACCACCGCGCCATCTTTCATTCCGAGACTGAGCGGTCTCACTCCGAAGGGGTCGCGTACGGCGATGAGCTCTTTTTCTCTCAGAATAAGCAGGCTGAATGACCCGCTGATCTGGGAAACGGCGTGGGCAACTCTTTCATAAAAGTCATTTCCCTTTGAATGAGCGATAAGATGCACGATGACTTCACTGTCAGATGATGACTGGAAAATAGCTCCTTCATCCTCCAGAGAATTCCTGAGGTCCGATGCGCTGACAAGGTTTCCGTTGTGCGCGATCGCGAGCGTACCGAGCGCAAAGTTCGCCACGATGGGCTGCACATTCTTGAGCACACTCGTTCCTGCGGTCGAATATCTGTTATGGCCGATCGCTATGTGGCCCGGAAGCCTTCTCAGACGTTTTTCACTGAAGATGTCGGCGATAAGCCCCATGGACTTTTCGAGAAAAATCTGCTTTCCGTCAGAAGAGCATATGCCTGCACCTTCCTGGCCCCGGTGCTGCAGTGCATACAGCCCGAGATATGTCAGATTTGCTGCTTCAGGATGTCCGTAGACCCCGAATACGCCGCACTCTTCATGAATATCATGGAACATGACAGATATATTTTAACATATATAAGTTCCTTGAAAAAAAGAAATTTTGTTGACCTTAAAATTCGTTCTATGGTAGAAAATTAGATGAATGAAAAGCAGAAAATGCTTTCCCATCTGCCCTCGGTTGATGAGATCTTGAAGCAAGAGCAATGCATTGCATGGCTTCACACCTATCCGAGAAGATATGTCCTGCAGGCGGTGCGGCAGGGGATAGATGCGAAGAGAAAAGAAATCATCGAAGGCCTCGCTGCTGACCTCTCGGACGAGGTGATGATGGCTGACATCGCGAGGAATCTGGAAAAACTTGCTTCTCTCAGCCTGCAACCGCTCATCAATGCAACCGGGGTAGTAATCCATACCAACCTCGGCCGCTCCACATTATCGGAGCGGGCGCTTGAGAATATCAGAAGGGTGTCCGAGAGCTATTCGAATCTTGAATACGATATCGCGCAGGGCAAAAGAGGAAAACGGTATACGCATATCAAGCGCATCCTCAGGGAGGTTACCGGAGCAGAGGACGCACTGGTCGTGAACAATAACGCGGCGGCCGTGCTGCTCTGCCTGAATACCCTTTCGAAAGGGAAAGAGGTGATCGTTTCACGGGGAGAACTGGTCGAGATAGGAGGTTCTTTCAGAATGCCGGATGTCATGGCCGCAAGCGGCGGTATTCTCAGGGAAGTGGGGACGACCAACAAGACCCATCTCCATGATTACGCACAGGCAATCAATGAAAATACCTCTCTGCTCCTGAAAATACATACATCCAATTTCAGGATCGTGGGATTCACCGAAGAAGTATCCATAGAGGAACTTGTAACGCTCGGGAAGAAACATCAGCTTCCGGTCATGTTCGATCTCGGAAGCGGATGTCTTGTCGATCTGAAGCAATATGGCCTGCACGATGAACCGGCTGTCAGGGAGATCGTCGCAAAAGGGGTTGACATCACGACCTTCAGCGGGGACAAGCTCCTGGGAGGCCCCCAGGGAGGGGTCATTGTCGGGAAAAAGGAATACATAGAGAGACTCCAGAAAAACCCGATGACACGGGCGATGAGGATAGACAAGCTGACACTTGCAGGATTCGAGGCAACACTGATGGAGTATGTCGATGAGGAGAAGGCAATGAAGAATATCCCGACTCTCAGGATGCTCCTTCAAAAGCCTGAAGAGATAAGGGCCAGGGCAAACAGGATAGCAAGGAAAATAAAGGGCCGGATCAGCGGCCTGCAGATTAAGGTTATTCAGGATGTATCAAGGGCAGGCGGCGGAGCGCTCCCTGAGGTTGACCTTCCTACCTATGCAGTAGCAGTCACTTCCAATGAACTCTCGGTCAACGAATTCGAAGAACGGTTGCGTAAGGGTACCCCGCCGATTATCACGAGGATCAAGGAGGATTCCCTGATCTTTGATGCAAGGACGATCAGGGAAAGAGATTTCGACGGCATCCTGCAGGGAATCGAGGCGGTGCTGTCAGGGAATTCCCCGTAACGCGACCTGTGCCGGACTGAGCAGTCTCACTCCGTACAGGTGGAATGCCGGAAAGTGTTCAACTGCAGCAATACGCAATGCCCGTGCAATTCCAATCCTTCTGCATAATACCTGGAAATTTACAAATACGCAGACACATGCGATAATTGAAATGCAAAGCATATGTGTTACGAACAGAAAAGGCTTTTTCATACGCGACAACAGAGCAGGATTTGACATGGCATACGCAGGCAGGCTGTCCGGTTGCTATATCAAAGGAGGAAAAGGAGCG is a window encoding:
- the purF gene encoding amidophosphoribosyltransferase; the encoded protein is MFHDIHEECGVFGVYGHPEAANLTYLGLYALQHRGQEGAGICSSDGKQIFLEKSMGLIADIFSEKRLRRLPGHIAIGHNRYSTAGTSVLKNVQPIVANFALGTLAIAHNGNLVSASDLRNSLEDEGAIFQSSSDSEVIVHLIAHSKGNDFYERVAHAVSQISGSFSLLILREKELIAVRDPFGVRPLSLGMKDGAVVIASETCAFDLIGATYIRDIEPGEVLIVNEQGLESLKIFNSHRKAFCVFEFIYFSRPDSNIFGGQNVNEMRKEFGRQLARESRIDADLVIPVPDSGVPAAIGFSEESRIPFDFGLIRNHYVGRTFIEPKHSIRHFGVKIKLNPVRKLLEGKRLIVIDDSIVRGTTSKKIVKMLREGGGAKEVHLKISSPPTIGPCFYGIDTPTRRELIASTHLLDEIRKYVTADTLSYLSLEGLKKIVPDSHNYCTACFDCDYPISFPGEHLKQMEFLFK
- the selA gene encoding L-seryl-tRNA(Sec) selenium transferase, with translation MNEKQKMLSHLPSVDEILKQEQCIAWLHTYPRRYVLQAVRQGIDAKRKEIIEGLAADLSDEVMMADIARNLEKLASLSLQPLINATGVVIHTNLGRSTLSERALENIRRVSESYSNLEYDIAQGKRGKRYTHIKRILREVTGAEDALVVNNNAAAVLLCLNTLSKGKEVIVSRGELVEIGGSFRMPDVMAASGGILREVGTTNKTHLHDYAQAINENTSLLLKIHTSNFRIVGFTEEVSIEELVTLGKKHQLPVMFDLGSGCLVDLKQYGLHDEPAVREIVAKGVDITTFSGDKLLGGPQGGVIVGKKEYIERLQKNPMTRAMRIDKLTLAGFEATLMEYVDEEKAMKNIPTLRMLLQKPEEIRARANRIARKIKGRISGLQIKVIQDVSRAGGGALPEVDLPTYAVAVTSNELSVNEFEERLRKGTPPIITRIKEDSLIFDARTIRERDFDGILQGIEAVLSGNSP